The following proteins are encoded in a genomic region of Ammospiza caudacuta isolate bAmmCau1 chromosome 3, bAmmCau1.pri, whole genome shotgun sequence:
- the NKX2-2 gene encoding homeobox protein Nkx-2.2 gives MSLTNTKTGFSVKDILDLPDTNDEDGSAEGGEEESEAPEPPRKAGVLGQTPLDTVPTLPLKSPFYDNSDNPYTRWLASAEGIQYSLHGLAAGGGGGQDPSAKSPEPSADESPDNEKEAVGGGDAGKKRKRRVLFSKAQTYELERRFRQQRYLSAPEREHLASLIRLTPTQVKIWFQNHRYKMKRARAEKGMEVTPLPSPRRVAVPVLVRDGKPCHTLKAQDLAAATFQAGIPFSAYSAQSLQQHMQYNAQYSAAGSPQYPTAHHLVQAQQWTW, from the exons ATGTCTCTGACCAACACAAAGACGGGCTTCTCGGTGAAGGACATTTTGGACCTCCCCGACACCAACGATGAGGACGGCTCGGCGGAGGGTGGCGAGGAGGAGAGCGAGGCGCCCGAGCCGCCCAGGAAAGCGGGAGTTTTGGGACAAACCCCCTTGGACACTGTTCCGACGCTGCCTTTAAAGAGCCCTTTCTATGATAACAGCGATAATCCCTACACGCGCTGGCTGGCGAGCGCCGAGGGCATCCAGTACTCCC TGCACGGGCTggcggccggcggcggcggcggccagGACCCCTCGGCCAAATCGCCGGAGCCGTCGGCGGACGAGTCGCCCGACAACGAGAAGGAAGCGGTGGGCGGCGGGGACGCGGgcaagaagaggaagaggagggtgcTCTTCTCCAAGGCGCAGACCTACGAGCTGGAGCGGCGGTTCCGGCAGCAGCGGTACCTGTCGGCGCCCGAGCGGGAGCACCTGGCCAGCCTGATCCGCCTCACCCCCACGCAGGTGAAGATCTGGTTCCAGAACCACCGCTACAAGATGAAGCGGGCGCGGGCCGAGAAAGGTATGGAAGTGACTCCTCTCCCCTCGCCGCGGCGGGTGGCCGTGCCGGTGCTAGTCAGGGACGGCAAGCCGTGCCACACGCTCAAAGCCCAGGACTTGGCAGCCGCGACGTTCCAGGCGGGCATCCCGTTCTCGGCGTACAGCGCgcagtccctgcagcagcacatgcAGTACAACGCGCAGTACAGCGCGGCCGGCAGCCCCCAGTACCCCACAGCGCATCACTTGGTACAGGCGCAGCAATGGACTTGGTGA